The genomic window TCACCGAGGCGGGTGCGCGCGAGCTGGACAACTGGTCCGACCAGTGGTTGCGGACGCCGGGGCTGGACACGATCTCGGTCGAGCCGGCCGGCGGCGGCGTCGTGCTGCACCGGAAGAGTCCGGACGAGTCGCGTCGCTTGCACAAGTTGAGTGTCGGAATGTACGGCGCGGACGGATCGGCTGCACTGGTCGACGCCACGATCACCGAGGACTCGATCGAAGTTGCCCTAGGCAACGGCGTCGCGGGTGGTGTGGTCGTGGCTGATGCCGGCGACGACACCTGGGCGAAGATCCGGCTGGACGCCACCAGCCTCGCCAACCTTCCCGCGGTGCTCCCGACGATCACCGACAGCACCACGCGGGCGGTGATCTGGAACTCCGTCCGGGACGCCGTCGCCGACGCCGAGCTGGATCCGCGGCAGGCGCTCGAGCTGTTCACGGCAGCGCTGCCGGACGAGGACAGCGACGTCGCGGTCGGCTCGTTGATCCGCTGGCTCGAGGACAAAATGCTGGGTGGCTACCTCGAGTACAACGCGGCGCGCGGACCGGTTGCCGATGCCCTCAGCAACAAGCTCGCCACGACCGCGCCCGGCAGCAGCCTGCAGCTGGTGACCGCCCGCGGCCTGATCTCGACGACCACCGACGTGGCGCTGCTGACGTCGTGGCTGGACGGCTCAGCCGCGCCCGACGGTCTGCAGATCGACGCCGACCTGCGGTGGACGCTGGTGCTACGGCTCGTCCGGCTCGGTGCGTTCGGTGCCGCCGAGATCGATGCCGAGCTGGACCGGGACAAGTCGACCGAGGGCGTCATCCACGCCGCCCGGTGCCGGTCGGCGCTGCCGGACGGCAAGGAGGCGGCCTGGGCACGGATCATGACGGACCCGTCGGTCGGCGTACAGGAGCTGCTCGCCGCGGCCGACGGCTTCTGGCACCCGGAGCAGGCGGCGATCACCGCGCCGTACGTGCCGCGGTTCTTCACCGACCTGCCGCGGACCGCCGAGATCCGGTCCGGCATGGTGGTCGGCATCACCGCACGCCGGATCGCCCCGCGCTACGCGATCGACCCGGACCTGGTCGCCCCGGCCGAGGCGCTGATCGCGGACGAGAGCGTGGCGCCGGCCATCCGCCGGCAGACGGCCGACTTCCTGGACGGCCTCCGCCGGGCGCTGGAGGTGCGGCGGACGTTCAGCGCACAGTGAGGCGTTCCGCGACCGCGCGGCGGGCCTGGTGGATGCGGGCTTTCACGGTGCCGAGCGGGACGTCGAGTTCGTCGGCGATCTCGGCGTACGACAGGGCGCCCAGGTCGCGGAGGACCAGCGGCTGGACGAGCTGGGGGTGGCTGGACTCGAGGGCCTCGAGGGCTTCCAGCAGGTCGAGGCGGGACCCGGCGATGACCGAGGTGGTGCGCGGGTCGACGGCCTCCGGGAGGACCTCGGCGGACTGCTCGACCGAGCGGCGCTTCAGCGACCGGTAGGTCTGCCGCGCCTGGTTGGTGGCCACGATCGTCACCCAGCCGGCGAAGCTGCCGGTGCCCTTGAACGTGTGCACCTTGTTCGCGACCTGGAGCAGGGTGTCCTGGACCGCCTCCTCCGCGTCCTCCCGGTACGGAAGGAACTTGGCCACCCGCCGCTGCACCTGCGGCCGGATCGCCTGCAGAAGTTGTGGAAGCACCGTCTGATCCCCGGCGGCTGCCCGGGCGGCGAGTTCTTCCAACTCTTCGGTCATGCTCCCCCTTCTGGACTGGTCTGTGACCGACAATAGCCGGGATGGATGTCATCGGGCGGTACCGGTTACGGGACAAGATCGGCGCGGGTGCGTTCGCCACCGTCTGGCGGGGGTACGACGACGACCTGGACGTCGACGTCGCCGTCAAGGTGCTGGCGGACAACTGGGCGTCGCGGGCCGACGTCCGGGAACGCTTCCTGTCCGAGGCACGGCTGATGCGCCGGATCTCCAGCGATCGGGTGGTCCGCGTCTTCGACCTGGGCAAGCTCGACGACGGCCGCCCGTACTTCGTGATGGACTACGTCGGCGGTGGCACCCTCGGCGACGTACTGCGGCAAGGCCCGCTCGACCCGGTGGACGCGCTCTGGTGGGGCGCGGACCTGGCCCGGGCGGTGGCCGCCCTGCACAACGAGGGCGTCGTACACCGCGACGTCACGCCGGCGAACCTGCTGCTGCGGGCAGGGGAGGAGGCCGGCGGCGGTACGCACCGGATCGTGCTCGCCGACCTCGGCCTGGCGAAACGAGCCGCCGAAGCGTCCGGGCTGACCCAGGCGGTCGGTACGCCGTCGTACATGGCGCCCGAACAGGGTCGCGGCGACGGTGGTTTCGACGAACGCGCCGACATCTACGCCGTCGGCGCGGTCACGTACGCGCTGCTCACCGGGCATCCGCCGTACTCCGCGGGATCGATCGGTGACGTGCTGAACCGGGACCCGGACCTGCCACCGCCGAGTCTGCGTCCGGTACTGCACGACTCGGTCGGGCAGCTCGACGACGTGTTCGCGCGGGCGCTCGCGTACCGGGCGGCGGATCGCTGGGACCGCGCCGACACGCTCGCGGAGCGGTTCGAGGCCGAGGCGTTCCGGCTGGAGCGCGAGGCGCCGTTGCGCGCGGCCGAACGGACCACGATCACCGAGGACGACCTGGACACCACCGTTGCCACCGATCCGCCGGTACGGCGCCGGCGCCGGAGACGGGCGTGGTTCCTGCTCGCGCTCCCCGTAATCTTCGTGGCAGCCGGCGTGGGCGGATGGTTCCTCTTCGGACGATGACTGCATAGAGTAGTCGCATGGCTACTTACCGCAGTCTTGTGGTGATTCTCGCCTTACTCGCTCCGACTGACCAACCCACGGCCAGCTACTCCTGCCGAGCCGATACCAAGTTCGGAAAGCACACACTGTCCCTGCGCCAGGGGATCGATGCGCAGGCACCGCCCGTCGTCTCGGCCAACACCCGCTTCACCATCGCCATCAACTCGCAGCCCGGGTCGCTGCCCACCGAGGTCAAGGGCTTCAAACTCCAGGAGGTCCGCGACCTGACCCTTCGTGTCCCGGTCCCGGCCAACGCCTCCTACGTCAGCGCCAGACTGCTGGGTGGCTCAGGCCTCAACTCCACTCCCTCTGTGCAGTTGGAGGGAAACACCGCAGTCCTCACGGTTCCAGGT from Kribbella jejuensis includes these protein-coding regions:
- a CDS encoding serine/threonine-protein kinase; translated protein: MDVIGRYRLRDKIGAGAFATVWRGYDDDLDVDVAVKVLADNWASRADVRERFLSEARLMRRISSDRVVRVFDLGKLDDGRPYFVMDYVGGGTLGDVLRQGPLDPVDALWWGADLARAVAALHNEGVVHRDVTPANLLLRAGEEAGGGTHRIVLADLGLAKRAAEASGLTQAVGTPSYMAPEQGRGDGGFDERADIYAVGAVTYALLTGHPPYSAGSIGDVLNRDPDLPPPSLRPVLHDSVGQLDDVFARALAYRAADRWDRADTLAERFEAEAFRLEREAPLRAAERTTITEDDLDTTVATDPPVRRRRRRRAWFLLALPVIFVAAGVGGWFLFGR
- a CDS encoding RNA polymerase sigma factor; the protein is MTEELEELAARAAAGDQTVLPQLLQAIRPQVQRRVAKFLPYREDAEEAVQDTLLQVANKVHTFKGTGSFAGWVTIVATNQARQTYRSLKRRSVEQSAEVLPEAVDPRTTSVIAGSRLDLLEALEALESSHPQLVQPLVLRDLGALSYAEIADELDVPLGTVKARIHQARRAVAERLTVR